A genomic window from Candidatus Nomurabacteria bacterium includes:
- a CDS encoding type II/IV secretion system protein yields MPVLLEDTQKQVEQLLVKNGLIEKAQLDAVHAKAKEKGEPFFQLLVTEEHVTGEELTKAIAQVTRVPYVNLSTARVNPKVLSLLPLEVAERYMAVPLGEMQNRLVVAMLDASNVQAVDFLSNKIGRPLKVYMASQQGIEDVIKQYGVDVTKDVEKALEQKKSDDAAGATKTKSIQTIVQDSPISKALAAIMDYAAKSRASDIHIEPLEKELKIRCRIDGVLREIMKLPKSTEPALISRIKILSNLKIDEHRIPQDGQFSIMAGGKAIDLRIAISPVVWGEQCVIRLLDKSGTSLMLEDMGYSGRALRTIREGAKNPNGMILTSGPTGSGKSTSMYALIQEIKSDEINIVTLEDPVEYKMEGINQIQVNSEVGLTFASGLRSILRQDPDVVMVGEIRDAETASLAVQAALTGHLVLSTLHTNSAAGILPRLLDMGIEPFLIASTVRTVIGQRLVRRLHKPEPTESSPIEAKAITETIGSFLPTTEEAKPAVVEDLGYGDLPLANQNAYTLYKGKDSPITPGGYKGRLGLYEVFSVTEEIQDLIIKHATSAQIQEMAQQQGMITMRQDGYFKALSGRTSIAEVNRVAASDSA; encoded by the coding sequence GTGCCCGTACTACTAGAAGATACTCAAAAACAGGTAGAGCAGCTGTTGGTTAAAAACGGTCTCATAGAAAAAGCCCAGCTAGATGCCGTGCACGCCAAAGCGAAAGAAAAAGGTGAACCGTTTTTTCAGTTACTAGTTACCGAAGAACACGTTACCGGCGAAGAACTTACCAAAGCTATTGCCCAAGTAACCCGTGTACCGTACGTAAACCTTAGCACTGCCCGCGTAAACCCTAAAGTGCTGTCTTTGTTGCCGTTAGAGGTTGCAGAGCGTTACATGGCCGTACCGCTTGGCGAAATGCAAAATAGGCTGGTTGTAGCTATGTTAGATGCCAGCAACGTGCAGGCTGTAGACTTTTTATCTAACAAAATTGGTCGCCCGCTTAAAGTGTACATGGCGAGCCAGCAGGGTATAGAAGATGTTATTAAACAGTATGGTGTTGATGTTACGAAGGATGTAGAAAAAGCCCTCGAACAAAAAAAGTCAGACGATGCCGCCGGTGCTACCAAGACAAAGAGTATTCAAACCATTGTTCAAGATTCGCCTATTAGTAAAGCCTTGGCAGCAATTATGGATTATGCAGCCAAAAGTCGCGCCAGTGATATTCATATAGAACCACTAGAAAAAGAACTCAAAATTCGTTGCCGTATAGATGGCGTGTTACGCGAAATTATGAAGTTACCAAAATCTACCGAACCAGCACTTATATCGCGCATTAAAATTTTATCTAACCTTAAAATAGACGAACATCGCATACCACAAGACGGCCAGTTTAGTATTATGGCCGGTGGCAAAGCTATTGATCTGCGTATTGCAATCTCGCCCGTGGTATGGGGTGAACAGTGTGTTATTCGTTTGCTAGATAAATCTGGCACTAGCCTTATGCTAGAAGACATGGGCTATTCTGGTAGAGCCCTCCGTACGATTCGTGAAGGTGCTAAAAATCCTAATGGGATGATTTTAACATCTGGGCCTACTGGTTCTGGTAAATCAACCAGTATGTATGCGCTTATCCAAGAAATTAAAAGCGATGAAATTAACATCGTTACTCTAGAAGATCCTGTTGAATATAAAATGGAAGGCATTAACCAAATACAGGTTAATAGTGAGGTAGGGCTAACCTTTGCCAGTGGCCTAAGGTCTATTTTGCGCCAAGACCCAGACGTAGTAATGGTTGGGGAAATTCGTGATGCAGAAACGGCCAGCCTAGCAGTGCAAGCTGCACTTACAGGTCACTTGGTGCTGTCTACGCTGCACACAAATAGTGCAGCTGGTATTTTGCCCCGTTTGCTCGATATGGGCATAGAACCGTTTCTTATTGCCAGTACGGTGCGGACAGTCATTGGCCAGCGTTTAGTACGCCGTTTGCATAAACCAGAACCAACTGAATCTAGCCCCATAGAAGCAAAAGCCATAACAGAGACAATCGGCTCTTTTTTGCCAACCACAGAAGAAGCCAAACCAGCCGTTGTAGAAGATTTAGGCTACGGGGACTTGCCACTGGCTAACCAAAACGCTTATACTTTGTATAAGGGTAAAGATTCACCAATCACACCCGGTGGGTATAAAGGGCGCCTAGGACTCTACGAAGTCTTTAGCGTCACCGAAGAAATACAAGATTTAATTATCAAACATGCTACCAGTGCCCAAATACAAGAAATGGCACAACAGCAAGGGATGATAACGATGCGGCAAGATGGCTATTTTAAGGCATTAAGTGGCCGAACTTCTATAGCAGAAGTCAACCGCGTTGCAGCATCAGATAGCGCATAA